From a region of the Vibrio marisflavi CECT 7928 genome:
- a CDS encoding replication initiation protein yields the protein MAWYDNDLPTPYWTSKNPENAHAHIAYRLKVPFCTSDIAHSEPTRYAAAIESAMIERLKADRGFAGLLTKNPLHPHWQNEFWTEYEYTLDELAEYLDLKGHPLRGSEVSGLGRNCELFDTVRQWSYKAIREFWAPNYKRQWNSAVYDQVEAINAQFKVPLPVSEVKAIAKSIANWTYREFTPEKFRQSQAKKGAKGGKASKGGGRPISESSENQQEPWSKLGISRRTYYNWKQSGKI from the coding sequence TTGGCTTGGTACGACAACGATCTTCCAACGCCATATTGGACGTCAAAGAACCCAGAGAATGCACACGCACACATTGCGTATCGCTTGAAAGTTCCATTCTGTACGTCTGATATCGCGCATAGTGAACCGACCCGCTACGCTGCTGCGATTGAATCCGCGATGATTGAGCGTTTGAAAGCGGATCGTGGATTCGCAGGACTACTGACGAAAAATCCACTACATCCACATTGGCAAAATGAGTTTTGGACAGAGTACGAATACACACTCGATGAACTGGCGGAATACCTCGATCTGAAAGGCCATCCGTTACGTGGTAGCGAAGTATCAGGTCTTGGTCGCAATTGTGAGTTGTTTGATACGGTTCGTCAGTGGAGCTATAAGGCGATCCGAGAATTTTGGGCACCTAACTACAAGCGTCAGTGGAATTCGGCTGTCTACGACCAAGTGGAAGCCATTAATGCCCAATTTAAAGTGCCCTTGCCCGTTTCAGAAGTGAAAGCGATAGCGAAGTCGATCGCTAACTGGACGTATCGAGAGTTCACGCCTGAAAAGTTCCGTCAAAGCCAAGCTAAGAAAGGGGCGAAAGGCGGAAAAGCTTCAAAAGGCGGTGGTAGACCTATTAGTGAATCTAGTGAAAACCAACAAGAACCTTGGTCAAAGCTTGGAATTAGCCGAAGAACTTATTACAACTGGAAACAGTCAGGAAAGATTTAA